In Acidobacteriota bacterium, the genomic window CGCATGGAAACCCCGATCCGGTGCTCCCGTGGATTCTACCGCAACCGGCGGCGCGGCGGGGGGCGATTCGCCGGAATTTCCGATCTTGATAATGAACAAGGATTCCTTGTTCCGTTTCCGGGCGTTCGTGTCCACCCTTGACTTGCGCCTGGAATAGTAGAAAATAGGTGGGTTATTTTGCGAAAAGGAGTGTTTATGGCCACGACCCGAACGAACGGTTCCTACATTTTCACCTCTGAGTCTGTGACAGAGGGGCATCCGGACAAGGTGTGCGACTACATCGCCGATTCGGTCCTGGACGCCTATCTCGAAAAGGATCCGAAAAGCCGGGTCGCCTGTGAAGTCCTTTGCAAGGAAGACCTCGTCATCGTCGCTGGGGAGATCACCTCGTCCGCCCGGGTGGACCACGAGGCGGTCGCCCGGCAGGCCGTGCGCGAAATCGGCTACCTCGACCCGTCGACCCCGTTCAATGCCGACGGCCTCAAGGTCCAGCAGTACGTGACCCGGCAGTCGCCGGAGATTTCCCAGGGGGTCGACGTCGATACCAACCTGGAAGCGGACCAGGGCGCGGGGGACCAGGGGATCATGTTCGGGTATGCGGCCGACGAGTCCCCCGAACTGATGCCCCTGCCGATCCTCCTGGCCCACCGCCTGGCCCGGGGCCTGGCCGAAGACCGCCACAGCGGGAAATGCGCCTGGCTGCGCCCCGACGGCAAGACCCAGGTTTCGATCCGCTACGAGAACGACAGGCCGGTGGCCATCACCGACGTCATCGTCTCGCCGCAGCACAACCCCTCCATTTCCAGGGAGGG contains:
- a CDS encoding methionine adenosyltransferase, whose translation is MATTRTNGSYIFTSESVTEGHPDKVCDYIADSVLDAYLEKDPKSRVACEVLCKEDLVIVAGEITSSARVDHEAVARQAVREIGYLDPSTPFNADGLKVQQYVTRQSPEISQGVDVDTNLEADQGAGDQGIMFGYAADESPELMPLPILLAHRLARGLAEDRHSGKCAWLRPDGKTQVSIRYENDRPVAITDVIVSPQHNPSISREGIIAYVKEDLAPRILGEWFSKDIRFHVNPTGSFILGGPSADAGVTGRKIIVDTYGGAGRHGGGAFSGKDPSKVDRSGAYFCRYIARQIIRQGMARRAEIQISYGIGMARPLSVKVDTFGTGDDIAAAEYVKTLDFRPVAIIERFQLLRPIYRKTTNYGHFGKAGLPWEE